DNA from bacterium:
CCGAGGCGCCGGGAGATGCCGGGGCCGACCTGCCCCGTGTCACCGTCAATGGCCTGCTTCCCGGCGAACACGAGGGTCGCCGTCGGGTCGAGCCGCTCGATTGCCCGGGCTAAAACGAAGCTGGTGGCCAGGGTGTCGGCACCGGCGAAGGCGGGATCGGAAAGGAGCACCGCGTCGTCCACGCCCATGGCGATGGCGTCACGCAGCACCGCCTCGGCCTGGGGAGGGCCCATGGTCAGGGCGGTTACCTTGCCCCCGTACAAGTCGCGCAGCTCGAGCGCCGCCTCAAGGGCATAGAGGTCGAAGGGGTTGGTGATGCTGGGCACGCCCTCGCGGATGAGGGTGCCGCGCAACGGGTGAATCCTGACCGTGGCGACATCGGGGACCTGCTTGATGCAAACGACGTAATGCATACTAGGGCTTTCCGGCGTCCGGGTGTTCATTTGACGGGGGATTTGCCGGAGGCATAGCTCGGTTCGCCGGGGGCGTAGCTCGCTTCGCTCGGTTCGCTCGGTTCGCTCGGTTTACGGCTGCTCTAGGCTTCTTTCGAACCTGATAATAGCAGCGTCCCCGGAAGCGGGTCAAGGCGCTGCCGGGGGCACCTGGCACCTTTTTTGCGAACCTATGCAATCACGGTCCGACGCGCGCGAATGCGCCACTTTTCGCAACACCGTGGACACATTTACGGCCGCGCCGTCGCGGAACGCCGTCCGAGGATACGGTTGCGCCGCCCGAGGATATCCGATTTACGCCGACCTAGTGGAAACGGCTCCACCGGCGTGGTAAACCGCTCCGCACTCCTTGACCCGTCCCCCCCCAAGGCGTATAATCTCAACAAATAATGGAGGGGAAACCCCCGAGGACCAGCGTACGCGGATGGGTCAAAAAATTACAGGCCTCGTTTTGCTGCTGCTCTCCACTTGTCTGGCCGAGGCCGACGGGGAGCCCACCCTGACCGACCGGCCCGTGGAGGTCGTGGAGGTCGAATACCCAACCTCCGAATTCATCGCCGAAACGACCTACAGAGTCGGCGCGGACGACTTCCTGAAAATCACCATCCTCGGTTATCCCGATCTCTCCGGCTCCTACCACGTGGACCCCGAAGGTTATCTGAACCTCCCCTACCTGGAGGATTTCGTCGCCGTAGGGTACACTCCCCACGAGCTGCGCAAGAAACTGATCGAGGCCTGGACCCCCTATCTGGGCCATCCCCAAATCGGTCTCGAGGTTCTGGAATACTCAAGCTGCCGGGTATACGTGCTGGGTGAGGTGAAGGACCCCGGCCTGTACACCTACCGGGTGCGGATGAGCCTGATAGAAGCCCTGGCCGCAGCCAGCGGGTTCTCGGGCAACCCCGTGAAGAGCGAGGTCGCCATAATCCGCGTATTGCCGGACGTGACCCGCCTCTACCTGGTCGACGTGCGGGGCATCCTGGAGGAAGGTCTGGCGAACCTTGACGTGCCGCTGGCCGCCGGGGACATCGTTTACGTCCCCCGCACGTTCATCGGCGACTGGAACGAGTTCCTCAACAACATCGCCCCCACGCTGCGCGCCGTATTCGACGCGAACCGCCTCTACAACCTGGGCTGGTAGAGTGGAACAACCGATAGACCCAGGCCGCGGACGCGGCGCACCCAAGATATCCGAATACTTCCTCATTCTGCGGAAGCGGAAGTGGATTCTCATCTTCGCCGTGCTGTTTTCGCTCACGGTGGCCGCTTACCAATCCTACACCACTCTTCCGACCTATGTGGCGACGGCATCCCTGGTTCTCGAGACCTCGGGACAGAACACCGATTTCCTGGAGGGCTTTTACACATCCTTCCAGCCGTTCCGCCTGGAGACCGAGCTTCAGATAATCTCGAGCCGCTCCATCTGCCTGGGCGTGGTAGAGCGCCTGGACCTCGCCTTCCATCCACAATTACAGTTGCCCGACGGCGTGTTCTTCCAGGATCCTTTCGTCGAAATAGGC
Protein-coding regions in this window:
- a CDS encoding polysaccharide export protein; this encodes MLLLSTCLAEADGEPTLTDRPVEVVEVEYPTSEFIAETTYRVGADDFLKITILGYPDLSGSYHVDPEGYLNLPYLEDFVAVGYTPHELRKKLIEAWTPYLGHPQIGLEVLEYSSCRVYVLGEVKDPGLYTYRVRMSLIEALAAASGFSGNPVKSEVAIIRVLPDVTRLYLVDVRGILEEGLANLDVPLAAGDIVYVPRTFIGDWNEFLNNIAPTLRAVFDANRLYNLGW
- a CDS encoding electron transfer flavoprotein subunit beta/FixA family protein, with protein sequence MHYVVCIKQVPDVATVRIHPLRGTLIREGVPSITNPFDLYALEAALELRDLYGGKVTALTMGPPQAEAVLRDAIAMGVDDAVLLSDPAFAGADTLATSFVLARAIERLDPTATLVFAGKQAIDGDTGQVGPGISRRLGWTQLTYINRIGRPDGRTIEVDRLLEDGREVLEAKLPAVVTVVKDINEPRLPSLRGLRRAKTAEIPVWNADKLGLSEEEVGLAGSPTQVVRVFTPAAGTSGGERTEAPAREAAAIFVKWLEDNRILKES